A single genomic interval of Megalobrama amblycephala isolate DHTTF-2021 linkage group LG17, ASM1881202v1, whole genome shotgun sequence harbors:
- the LOC125251985 gene encoding zinc finger protein 629 produces the protein MLPGEMFESRLKAVLESAVSEILQLHEDGLMLMRAQIRLRDAQIRALKKRVTDSEFAGRLECRDGDIQNPAAPLQLDGNPDDSDALAQMFTAERKDVLVAEELNAPQNEEDFAGPVEMKQNFLEMTDHPHCSQMPARTHTCAFTSISSTQSVNSLSFESFSQNSRPDRTASDFIQNTTSPERSNACRREAAQEKWFICSFCGKSFDRSSHLQMHRRVHTGERPFRCAVCGKSFSQLSNLRTHQKIHRTHTKTN, from the exons ATGCTTCCAGGAGAGATGTTTGAGAGCAGGCTGAAGGCAGTGCTGGAGTCCGCGGTGTCGGAGATCCTGCAGCTGCACGAGGACGGACTGATGCTGATGCGCGCGCAGATCCGCCTGAGAGACGCGCAGATCCGCGCGCTGAAGAAGCGCGTCACAGACAGCGAGTTCGCGG GGCGTCTCGAGTGCCGTGATGGAGACATTCAGAATCCTGCTGCACCACTTCAGCTCGACGGGAATCCGGACGACAGCGACGCACTCGCACAGATGTTTACTGCAGAAAGAAAAGACGTGCTCGTCGCCGAAGAACTCAACGCACCTCAGAACGAGGAAGACTTTGCTGGACCGGTGGAGATGAAGCAGAACTTTCTTGAAATGACAGATCATCCACACTGCTCGCAGATGCCCGCAAGAACACACACGTGCGCGTTCACGTCCATCAGCTCTACTCAATCCGTGAACAGCCTCAGCTTTGAGTCCTTCAGTCAGAACTCACGACCCGACAGAACCGCGTCAGACTTCATCCAGAACACAACGTCTCCTGAACGCAGTAATGCGTGCAGACGCGAAGCGGCGCAGGAAAAGTGGTTTATCTGTTCGTTCTGCGGGAAGAGTTTCGACCGCTCCAGCCACCTGCAGATGCACCGGCGCGTCCACACCGGAGAGAGACCCTTCCGCTGCGCCGTCTGCGGCAAGAGCTTCTCGCAGCTCAGCAACCTGCGCACGCACCAGAAGATCCACCGGACACACACCAAGACAAACTG
- the cirbpa gene encoding cold inducible RNA binding protein a isoform X1 — protein MSDEGKLFIGGLSFDTTEQSLEDAFSKYGVITNVHVARNRETNKSRGFGFVTFENPDDAKDALEGMNGKSVDGRTIRVDEAGKGGGGGGRSGGGSYRGGGGGRGGGGFFRGGRGRGGSRGGGGYGGGDRGYGSSDRSYGGDRSYSGGYKSGGGGGGYSSGGGGGGYNRDRSSSYGDRGGSYRDSYDSYAVTE, from the exons ATGTCTGACGAAGGGAAGCTGTTTATCGGCGGTTTGAGTTTCGATACCACCGAACAATCGCTAGAAGACGCCTTCTCCAAATATGGCGTCATCACCAACG TTCATGTGGCCCGAAACCGAGAAACCAACAAATCCAGAGGATTCGGTTTCGTGACTTTTGAGAATCCAGATGATGCGAAGGACGCGCTGGAGGGAATGAATGGAAAG TCTGTGGATGGCAGGACGATCCGTGTGGATGAGGCAGGGAAGGGCGGTGGCGGCGGTGGCCGCTCTGGTGGTGGATCCTACAGAGGTGGAGGAGGGGGAAGAGGAGGTGGGGGTTTCTTCAGAGGAGGCCGAGGAAGAGGAGGTTCGAGAG GCGGTGGCGGCTATGGAGGAGGAGACCGCGGTTACGGCAGCAGCGACCGTAGTTATGGAGGAGACCGAAGCTACAGCGGCGGATACAAAAGCGGAGGTGGAGGAGGCGGTTACTCCTCCGGAGGGGGGGGCGGCGGCTACAACAGAGACAG GAGTTCTAGTTATGGCGACCGAGGCGGCTCTTACAGAGATAGCTATGATAGCTATG CTGTAACCGAGTAA
- the cirbpa gene encoding cold inducible RNA binding protein a isoform X2 — MSDEGKLFIGGLSFDTTEQSLEDAFSKYGVITNVHVARNRETNKSRGFGFVTFENPDDAKDALEGMNGKSVDGRTIRVDEAGKGGGGGGRSGGGSYRGGGGGRGGGGFFRGGRGRGGSRGGGGYGGGDRGYGSSDRSYGGDRSYSGGYKSGGGGGGYSSGGGGGGYNRDRSSSYGDRGGSYRDSYDSYDW; from the exons ATGTCTGACGAAGGGAAGCTGTTTATCGGCGGTTTGAGTTTCGATACCACCGAACAATCGCTAGAAGACGCCTTCTCCAAATATGGCGTCATCACCAACG TTCATGTGGCCCGAAACCGAGAAACCAACAAATCCAGAGGATTCGGTTTCGTGACTTTTGAGAATCCAGATGATGCGAAGGACGCGCTGGAGGGAATGAATGGAAAG TCTGTGGATGGCAGGACGATCCGTGTGGATGAGGCAGGGAAGGGCGGTGGCGGCGGTGGCCGCTCTGGTGGTGGATCCTACAGAGGTGGAGGAGGGGGAAGAGGAGGTGGGGGTTTCTTCAGAGGAGGCCGAGGAAGAGGAGGTTCGAGAG GCGGTGGCGGCTATGGAGGAGGAGACCGCGGTTACGGCAGCAGCGACCGTAGTTATGGAGGAGACCGAAGCTACAGCGGCGGATACAAAAGCGGAGGTGGAGGAGGCGGTTACTCCTCCGGAGGGGGGGGCGGCGGCTACAACAGAGACAG GAGTTCTAGTTATGGCGACCGAGGCGGCTCTTACAGAGATAGCTATGATAGCTATG ACTGGTGA
- the cirbpa gene encoding cold inducible RNA binding protein a isoform X3, with the protein MSDEGKLFIGGLSFDTTEQSLEDAFSKYGVITNVHVARNRETNKSRGFGFVTFENPDDAKDALEGMNGKSVDGRTIRVDEAGKGGGGGGRSGGGSYRGGGGGRGGGGFFRGGRGRGGGGGYGGGDRGYGSSDRSYGGDRSYSGGYKSGGGGGGYSSGGGGGGYNRDRSSSYGDRGGSYRDSYDSYAVTE; encoded by the exons ATGTCTGACGAAGGGAAGCTGTTTATCGGCGGTTTGAGTTTCGATACCACCGAACAATCGCTAGAAGACGCCTTCTCCAAATATGGCGTCATCACCAACG TTCATGTGGCCCGAAACCGAGAAACCAACAAATCCAGAGGATTCGGTTTCGTGACTTTTGAGAATCCAGATGATGCGAAGGACGCGCTGGAGGGAATGAATGGAAAG TCTGTGGATGGCAGGACGATCCGTGTGGATGAGGCAGGGAAGGGCGGTGGCGGCGGTGGCCGCTCTGGTGGTGGATCCTACAGAGGTGGAGGAGGGGGAAGAGGAGGTGGGGGTTTCTTCAGAGGAGGCCGAGGAAGAGGAG GCGGTGGCGGCTATGGAGGAGGAGACCGCGGTTACGGCAGCAGCGACCGTAGTTATGGAGGAGACCGAAGCTACAGCGGCGGATACAAAAGCGGAGGTGGAGGAGGCGGTTACTCCTCCGGAGGGGGGGGCGGCGGCTACAACAGAGACAG GAGTTCTAGTTATGGCGACCGAGGCGGCTCTTACAGAGATAGCTATGATAGCTATG CTGTAACCGAGTAA
- the cirbpa gene encoding cold inducible RNA binding protein a isoform X4: MSDEGKLFIGGLSFDTTEQSLEDAFSKYGVITNVHVARNRETNKSRGFGFVTFENPDDAKDALEGMNGKSVDGRTIRVDEAGKGGGGGGRSGGGSYRGGGGGRGGGGFFRGGRGRGGGGGYGGGDRGYGSSDRSYGGDRSYSGGYKSGGGGGGYSSGGGGGGYNRDRSSSYGDRGGSYRDSYDSYDW, encoded by the exons ATGTCTGACGAAGGGAAGCTGTTTATCGGCGGTTTGAGTTTCGATACCACCGAACAATCGCTAGAAGACGCCTTCTCCAAATATGGCGTCATCACCAACG TTCATGTGGCCCGAAACCGAGAAACCAACAAATCCAGAGGATTCGGTTTCGTGACTTTTGAGAATCCAGATGATGCGAAGGACGCGCTGGAGGGAATGAATGGAAAG TCTGTGGATGGCAGGACGATCCGTGTGGATGAGGCAGGGAAGGGCGGTGGCGGCGGTGGCCGCTCTGGTGGTGGATCCTACAGAGGTGGAGGAGGGGGAAGAGGAGGTGGGGGTTTCTTCAGAGGAGGCCGAGGAAGAGGAG GCGGTGGCGGCTATGGAGGAGGAGACCGCGGTTACGGCAGCAGCGACCGTAGTTATGGAGGAGACCGAAGCTACAGCGGCGGATACAAAAGCGGAGGTGGAGGAGGCGGTTACTCCTCCGGAGGGGGGGGCGGCGGCTACAACAGAGACAG GAGTTCTAGTTATGGCGACCGAGGCGGCTCTTACAGAGATAGCTATGATAGCTATG ACTGGTGA
- the cirbpa gene encoding cold inducible RNA binding protein a isoform X5 — protein sequence MSDEGKLFIGGLSFDTTEQSLEDAFSKYGVITNVHVARNRETNKSRGFGFVTFENPDDAKDALEGMNGKSVDGRTIRVDEAGKGGGGGGRSGGGSYRGGGGGRGGGGGYGGGDRGYGSSDRSYGGDRSYSGGYKSGGGGGGYSSGGGGGGYNRDRSSSYGDRGGSYRDSYDSYAVTE from the exons ATGTCTGACGAAGGGAAGCTGTTTATCGGCGGTTTGAGTTTCGATACCACCGAACAATCGCTAGAAGACGCCTTCTCCAAATATGGCGTCATCACCAACG TTCATGTGGCCCGAAACCGAGAAACCAACAAATCCAGAGGATTCGGTTTCGTGACTTTTGAGAATCCAGATGATGCGAAGGACGCGCTGGAGGGAATGAATGGAAAG TCTGTGGATGGCAGGACGATCCGTGTGGATGAGGCAGGGAAGGGCGGTGGCGGCGGTGGCCGCTCTGGTGGTGGATCCTACAGAGGTGGAGGAGGGGGAAGAGGAG GCGGTGGCGGCTATGGAGGAGGAGACCGCGGTTACGGCAGCAGCGACCGTAGTTATGGAGGAGACCGAAGCTACAGCGGCGGATACAAAAGCGGAGGTGGAGGAGGCGGTTACTCCTCCGGAGGGGGGGGCGGCGGCTACAACAGAGACAG GAGTTCTAGTTATGGCGACCGAGGCGGCTCTTACAGAGATAGCTATGATAGCTATG CTGTAACCGAGTAA
- the cirbpa gene encoding cold inducible RNA binding protein a isoform X6 translates to MSDEGKLFIGGLSFDTTEQSLEDAFSKYGVITNVHVARNRETNKSRGFGFVTFENPDDAKDALEGMNGKSVDGRTIRVDEAGKGGGGGGRSGGGSYRGGGGGRGGGGGYGGGDRGYGSSDRSYGGDRSYSGGYKSGGGGGGYSSGGGGGGYNRDRSSSYGDRGGSYRDSYDSYDW, encoded by the exons ATGTCTGACGAAGGGAAGCTGTTTATCGGCGGTTTGAGTTTCGATACCACCGAACAATCGCTAGAAGACGCCTTCTCCAAATATGGCGTCATCACCAACG TTCATGTGGCCCGAAACCGAGAAACCAACAAATCCAGAGGATTCGGTTTCGTGACTTTTGAGAATCCAGATGATGCGAAGGACGCGCTGGAGGGAATGAATGGAAAG TCTGTGGATGGCAGGACGATCCGTGTGGATGAGGCAGGGAAGGGCGGTGGCGGCGGTGGCCGCTCTGGTGGTGGATCCTACAGAGGTGGAGGAGGGGGAAGAGGAG GCGGTGGCGGCTATGGAGGAGGAGACCGCGGTTACGGCAGCAGCGACCGTAGTTATGGAGGAGACCGAAGCTACAGCGGCGGATACAAAAGCGGAGGTGGAGGAGGCGGTTACTCCTCCGGAGGGGGGGGCGGCGGCTACAACAGAGACAG GAGTTCTAGTTATGGCGACCGAGGCGGCTCTTACAGAGATAGCTATGATAGCTATG ACTGGTGA
- the LOC125251986 gene encoding yjeF N-terminal domain-containing 3-like, whose amino-acid sequence MNSRNQECVEAPRYLSKEEAVAMETELLRDYRFGRQQLTEILGHACAIAIAKAFPLSSLEKRQPTVLVICGPDQNGCVGLACARHLHVFEYIPTVFSPKRSPDSLHQDLTVQCERMDLPFLSYLPTEVQLINDAYNVVVDAVLGPETELKAIDEPLTGILQTLRGLKVPIASLDIPSGWDADESSSEGISPAVLVSLMTPKRCALSFPGSHFLAGRFLPYDIQKKYELNLPKFSGTDSVVEL is encoded by the exons ATGAACAGCAGGAATCAGGAGTGTGTGGAAGCGCCCAGATATCtcag TAAAGAGGAGGCAGTCGCCATGGAGACGGAGTTGCTAAGGGATTATCGTTTCGGACGGCAACAGCTGACGGAGATACTGGGACACGCGTGTGCGATCGCCATCGCAAAG GCCTTCCCGCTGTCGTCTCTGGAGAAGCGGCAGCCCACGGTGCTGGTGATCTGTGGACCGGATCAGAACGGCTGCGTGGGACTGGCCTGTGCCCGACATCTCCATGTGTTT GAATACATTCCCACAGTGTTCAGTCCCAAACGCTCCCCGGACAGCCTGCATCAGGACCTGACGGTGCAGTGCGAGCGGATGGACCTGCCGTTCCTGTCCTACCTGCCCACCGAG GTGCAACTAATCAATGATGCATATAACGTGGTTGTGGACGCGGTTCTGGGTCCAGAAACCGAACTGAAGGCCATCGATGAGCCGTTGACTGGCATCCTGCAGACTCTACGAGGACTCAAAGTCCCCATCGCCAGCCTGGACATCCCGTCAG GCTGGGACGCCGATGAATCCAGTTCGGAGGGAATCAGTCCTGCGGTTCTGGTTTCCTTGATGACTCCCAAGAGATGTGCCCTGAGCTTCCCTGGATCTCACTTCCTGGCCGGACGCTTCCTGCCCTACGACATCCAGAAGAAGTACGAGCTGAACTTGCCCAAGTTCTCTGGAACAGATTCTGTCGTGGAGCTGTGA
- the ndufa13 gene encoding NADH dehydrogenase [ubiquinone] 1 alpha subcomplex subunit 13: MAASKVKQDMPPPGGYGPVDYRRNLPRRGLSGYSMFGIGVGILVFGYWRLFRWNRERRRLQIEELEARIALLPLLQAEQDRRTLRMLRENLEEEAVIMKDVPGWKVGEKAFHTDRWVPPVTEELFNLRPREEMLQKKFGFQWYV; encoded by the exons ATGGCGGCGTCCAAGGTGAAGCAGGACATGCCTCCGCCCGGAGGATACGGTCCCGTAGATTACCGGAGGAACCTGCCGCGACGAGGACTGTCCG GCTACAGTATGTTTGGGATTGGCGTCGGGATCCTGGTGTTTGGATACTGGAGGCTTTTCCGCTGGAACCGTGAGCGCAG ACGTCTGCAGATCGAGGAGCTGGAGGCTCGGATCGCGTTACTGCCGCTGCTGCAGGCCGAACAGGACCGACG AACGTTACGGATGCTTCGTGAGAACCTGGAGGAGGAAGCTGTGATCATGAAGGACGTTCCCGGCTGGAAG GTCGGAGAGAAGGCGTTCCACACAGACCGCTGGGTTCCTCCGGTCACAGAGGAGCTCTTTAACCTTCGACCCCGTGAGGAGATGCTCCAGAAGAAGTTTGGCTTCCAGTGGTACGTGTAG